The Chroicocephalus ridibundus chromosome 3, bChrRid1.1, whole genome shotgun sequence genome has a segment encoding these proteins:
- the OSTM1 gene encoding osteopetrosis-associated transmembrane protein 1 produces the protein MAPVRCLLPLLPALALALGPAAGELRRPLALGEAEELAEELWDAEGLPGDLPELEPECRRLLAAFAEGSATLTGCLGRRARPVRLCQDCHRHYRSLLAQYGSIARAVGNSSESHNCAKSILTSDRLQIVVTLSEFFNETWETANCANCLKNSSEGLSNSTVEFLDLFNKSLTCFEHNLQGQAINLSPNNYTEVCKNCNETYKMLNDLYNNLQRMNRQGGESGHSAHLCIDVEDAMNITRKLWSRTFNCSVPCSDTVPVIAVSSFILFLPIVFYLSSFLHSKQKKRILILPKRIQSNASLVNIQEKYS, from the exons ATGGCGCCGGTGCGCtgcctcctgccgctgctgcctgccctggcgctcgccctcggccccgccgccggggagctGCGGCGGCCGCTGGCGCTGGGAGAGGCGGAGGAGCTGGCGGAGGAGCTGTGGGACGCGGAGGGGCTGCCCGGCGACCTGCCGGAGCTGGAACCCGAGTGCCGCCGCCTCCTGGCCGCCTTCGCCGAGGGCAGCGCGACGCTGACGGGCTGCCTgggccgccgcgcccgcccggtGCGGCTCTGTCAGGACTGCCACCGACACTACCGCAGCCTCCTCGCACAGTACGGCAGCATCGCCCGCGCCGTCGGG aattCTTCCGAGAGCCACAATTGTGCCAAAAGCATCTTGACCTCAGACAGGTTGCAGATAGTCGTGACCCTTTCGGAGTTCTTTAACGAAACCTGGGAGACAGCCAACTGTGCAA ATTGTTTAAAGAACAGCAGTGAGGGATTATCAAATTCTACTGTAGAATTCCTGGATTTATTCAATAAATCTCTGACATGTTTTGAACATAACCTTCAG GGACAAGCCATCAATCTGTCACCAAATAACTATACAGAAGTATGCAAAAACTGCAACGAAACCTACAAAATGTTGAATGACCTGTATAACAACTTGCAAAGGATGAACAGGCAAGGTGGAGAGTCTGGGCACTCCGCGCACTTGTGTATCGACGTGGAGGATGCA atgAACATCACTCGGAAGCTTTGGAGCAGGACTTTCAACTGTTCTGTTCCCTGCAGTGATACGGTCCCAGTGATTGCGGTTTCCTCCTTTATCCTCTTCCTACCTATTGTTTTTTATCTTAGCAGCTTCCTTCACTCGAAGCAGAAGAAGCGGATACTCATTTTGC cCAAGCGCATCCAGTCAAATGCCAGTCTTGTGAATATCCAAGAAAAATACAgctga